A DNA window from Bacteroidales bacterium contains the following coding sequences:
- a CDS encoding biopolymer transporter ExbD, which yields MAIQTRNKRSIAFSMASMSDLVFLLLIFFMLTSTLIAPNAIKLLLPESQSKTMAKQTITVYINESFEYFLEDRPISETNLVEELIRALLVETEATVVLRADQTVPVQYIVSLIDAINVVNERNNTKHKVILATRPKR from the coding sequence ATGGCAATACAAACAAGGAATAAAAGAAGCATAGCATTCAGCATGGCCTCCATGAGCGACCTTGTGTTCTTACTACTTATATTTTTCATGCTGACTTCAACACTGATCGCACCCAATGCCATCAAACTTTTGCTTCCTGAAAGCCAAAGCAAAACAATGGCAAAGCAAACAATCACGGTGTATATCAACGAAAGTTTTGAATATTTTCTGGAAGACCGTCCCATCAGTGAGACAAACCTGGTGGAAGAACTTATAAGAGCGCTGCTAGTTGAAACTGAAGCAACGGTAGTACTCAGAGCGGATCAGACTGTGCCGGTGCAATACATTGTTTCGCTGATTGACGCAATCAATGTTGTGAACGAGCGCAACAATACCAAACATAAAGTAATCCTTGCCACCAGGCCAAAGCGATGA
- a CDS encoding energy transducer TonB has product MSKEERNKTYAFIGTALFHALLLLLFILFALRTPLPLPGEEGVEVSLGYTDAGMGREQPSVVQPASAPAPRPEPSEQKEEIVTQTTEETVAIPAQEEEKIEPKPQPPKPEPKVEPKPDPEPEPPKVDPRALYPPRTQESQTGQNEGATGQAGDQGRPDGSPDRPSNEGIGGAGEGISFSLSGRSAVDLPDPEYPSREECNVVVTIWVDKVGKVISATAGARGTTTTDPALRKAAEQAALRARFSPNPDAPEQTGTITYNFRRRN; this is encoded by the coding sequence ATGAGTAAAGAAGAAAGAAACAAAACCTATGCCTTTATCGGCACTGCATTGTTTCATGCTTTGCTGCTATTACTGTTTATTTTATTTGCTTTGCGAACCCCATTGCCGCTACCGGGCGAGGAGGGTGTTGAAGTAAGCCTCGGCTATACCGATGCAGGCATGGGGCGTGAGCAGCCATCAGTAGTTCAGCCTGCTTCAGCCCCGGCACCAAGGCCGGAACCTTCGGAGCAAAAGGAAGAAATTGTAACCCAAACTACCGAAGAAACCGTTGCGATACCCGCCCAGGAAGAAGAGAAAATTGAACCCAAACCCCAGCCACCTAAACCTGAACCAAAGGTGGAGCCGAAACCTGATCCCGAGCCTGAACCTCCAAAAGTTGATCCGCGTGCACTGTATCCCCCAAGGACCCAGGAATCACAAACAGGGCAAAATGAAGGAGCAACCGGACAAGCAGGCGACCAGGGCAGGCCGGATGGTTCACCGGATAGACCATCAAACGAAGGCATAGGTGGCGCTGGTGAAGGGATTTCTTTCAGTCTTTCAGGCAGATCGGCTGTTGATCTTCCCGACCCGGAATACCCCTCACGCGAGGAGTGCAACGTGGTAGTTACCATCTGGGTTGACAAAGTTGGCAAGGTAATAAGTGCTACTGCTGGGGCCCGCGGAACAACCACAACCGATCCTGCTCTTCGTAAAGCCGCCGAACAGGCAGCATTGCGTGCACGTTTTAGCCCCAATCCCGATGCACCGGAGCAAACAGGAACCATTACATACAATTTCCGACGACGTAACTAA